Proteins from one Nitrobacteraceae bacterium AZCC 2146 genomic window:
- a CDS encoding aspartyl-tRNA(Asn)/glutamyl-tRNA(Gln) amidotransferase subunit A (product_source=KO:K02433; cath_funfam=3.90.1300.10; cog=COG0154; ko=KO:K02433; pfam=PF01425; superfamily=75304), whose translation MADGVTRPATALHDLSAVELIAGFRAKTFSPSEVLEDVLAHIAVWEPHAKALYAFDPDGARAVAKESTQRWLKGAPIGVLDGVPTTVKENIATKGVPVPLGTAATTLVPAAVDAPPAARLREAGAVIFSKTTMPDYGMLSSGASSFHPLTRNPWDLTQNPGGSSAGAGAAAAAGYGPLHIGTDIGGSVRLPAAWCGIVTLKPSLGRVPIDPPYVGRCAGPMTRTVDDTALMMSVLSLPDSRDGMSLPPAAIDWTSLTDFSPKGIRIGLMLDIGFGLPLEKEVRDVAIAAARAFEAAGAIVTEVPSVMTGENLIGLDAFWRARSWDDISKLPSETQSKILPFIFQWAEGGSKLSGTDVVRGFNATMAIRAEAAKLFAEVDYVISPVAPIVSYPAELASPTDDAQRPLEHIGYTVPWNMAENPAASVNGGFSAKGFPIGVQIVGRRFDDHGVLKMAKAFEGLRGPQLPWPSPPK comes from the coding sequence CGACAGCGCTGCACGATCTCTCGGCGGTCGAGCTGATCGCCGGGTTTCGCGCGAAAACGTTCTCGCCGAGCGAAGTCCTCGAAGACGTGCTCGCCCATATCGCGGTGTGGGAGCCGCATGCCAAGGCGCTGTATGCCTTCGATCCCGACGGCGCGCGTGCCGTTGCCAAGGAATCCACACAGCGCTGGCTGAAGGGCGCGCCGATCGGCGTGCTCGATGGCGTGCCGACCACGGTGAAGGAAAACATCGCCACCAAGGGCGTGCCGGTGCCACTCGGCACCGCCGCCACCACGCTGGTGCCCGCGGCGGTCGATGCGCCGCCCGCGGCGCGCTTGCGCGAAGCCGGCGCGGTGATCTTCTCCAAGACCACGATGCCCGATTACGGCATGCTGTCGTCGGGCGCGTCGAGCTTCCATCCCCTCACCCGCAATCCCTGGGATCTCACGCAAAATCCCGGCGGCTCCAGCGCCGGCGCCGGCGCTGCGGCGGCGGCCGGTTATGGTCCGCTGCATATCGGCACCGATATCGGCGGCTCCGTCCGCCTGCCGGCAGCGTGGTGCGGCATCGTCACGCTGAAGCCGAGCCTCGGCCGCGTGCCGATCGATCCGCCCTATGTCGGCCGCTGTGCCGGCCCGATGACCCGCACCGTCGACGACACCGCCTTGATGATGAGCGTGCTGTCGCTGCCCGACAGCCGCGACGGCATGAGCCTGCCGCCGGCAGCCATCGACTGGACCTCACTGACCGACTTCTCGCCGAAGGGCATCCGCATCGGCCTGATGCTGGACATCGGTTTTGGCCTGCCGCTCGAAAAAGAAGTGCGCGACGTTGCCATCGCTGCCGCGCGTGCTTTCGAGGCCGCCGGCGCGATCGTCACGGAAGTGCCGTCAGTGATGACCGGCGAGAACCTGATCGGGCTCGACGCGTTCTGGCGCGCGCGATCCTGGGACGACATTTCGAAATTGCCGTCGGAGACCCAGAGCAAGATCCTGCCCTTCATTTTCCAATGGGCGGAAGGCGGCTCGAAATTGTCGGGCACCGATGTCGTACGCGGTTTCAACGCCACCATGGCGATCCGCGCCGAAGCCGCAAAGCTGTTCGCTGAGGTCGATTACGTGATCTCGCCGGTGGCGCCGATCGTCAGCTATCCCGCGGAGCTGGCGTCGCCCACCGACGACGCACAGCGGCCGCTCGAACACATCGGCTATACCGTGCCGTGGAATATGGCGGAGAATCCCGCCGCCTCCGTCAATGGCGGCTTCAGCGCCAAGGGGTTTCCGATCGGCGTGCAGATCGTCGGCCGCCGTTTCGACGACCACGGCGTGCTGAAGATGGCAAAAGCCTTCGAAGGCCTGCGCGGTCCGCAGTTGCCATGG